The Bacillota bacterium genome contains a region encoding:
- a CDS encoding glycerophosphodiester phosphodiesterase encodes MAGTLNIAHRGASSLAPENTMISFQKAYEAGADGLEFDVQMSSDGIPVVIHDEKIDRTTNGQGLIKDYSLDELRNLDAGSWYDPEFSGAKIPTLDEVLDQFLESNLIFNIELKSGIVLYPGLEGAVLKSVASRSLEQRVIISSFNHYSLVECRKINPDIRTGILYVAGLYEPWNYARSLGCYSVHPLFYHLQHPEIVTGFRENKLPIFAWTVNEINYMELMVAGGIEAIITDRPQELKKILDGGK; translated from the coding sequence TTGGCAGGGACTCTTAACATTGCCCACCGTGGCGCTTCTTCCCTGGCGCCGGAAAATACGATGATTTCTTTTCAGAAAGCCTATGAAGCAGGTGCCGATGGTCTTGAATTCGATGTACAAATGAGCAGCGACGGCATTCCGGTTGTGATCCATGATGAAAAAATCGACCGGACTACAAATGGTCAAGGTCTGATCAAGGATTACAGCCTTGATGAGCTGCGCAATCTGGATGCCGGAAGCTGGTACGATCCCGAATTCAGCGGGGCCAAAATCCCAACCCTTGATGAAGTGCTTGATCAGTTTTTGGAGAGCAACCTGATTTTTAATATAGAACTAAAAAGCGGCATAGTCCTTTATCCCGGATTGGAAGGGGCGGTATTAAAAAGCGTTGCCAGTCGCTCACTGGAACAAAGAGTGATAATATCATCCTTTAATCACTACAGCTTGGTCGAATGCCGCAAAATCAATCCGGATATCAGGACAGGGATACTCTACGTAGCGGGACTTTATGAACCGTGGAACTATGCCCGTTCACTCGGTTGTTATTCCGTACACCCGCTCTTTTATCACCTTCAGCATCCCGAAATTGTAACCGGTTTCAGGGAAAACAAACTGCCCATATTTGCCTGGACGGTTAATGAGATTAACTACATGGAATTGATGGTTGCCGGAGGGATAGAGGCCATTATCACCGACCGACCGCAGGAACTTAAAAAAATCCTGGATGGAGGCAAGTAG
- a CDS encoding DUF362 domain-containing protein, protein MNKRKVSIVRYEEPFESVKKAILDCDGLAGLSVQSRVFIKPNIVFWTKACTFPKWGVITTSQVVEDVVQLLIEHGVNNITIGEGLVADPKDTETPAHAFESLGYNLLKKRYGVKYINIMERPFVKVDLSDGLNLRFNRDILQSDFLIDLPVLKTHNQTTVSLGIKNLKGTIDLASRKKCHSADPQKNLHYYISHLIEPMPPSLTMIDGIYSLERGPAFDGRMHRSDLLIASTDMLSADMVGAKILGHEPSSVEHLVHVAKRAKRPMDLSDIYVIGEIIEEVASFHAFDFEYTCSEKGEMPRAFEKQGLQGIYYRKFDDSMCTYCSALNGIILTAIRQAWQGEPWNNVEVLTGKIMEPSPGMEATLLIGQCMYRKNKDHPAIQQMFAARGCPPDPADIARALRKAGIDADETLFKQMDKLPGYFMNRYEGNPEFDESFFQIR, encoded by the coding sequence GTGAATAAGAGGAAAGTCTCCATCGTTCGTTATGAAGAGCCTTTCGAATCGGTAAAGAAAGCAATCCTTGATTGTGATGGTCTGGCCGGCCTTTCAGTGCAATCACGCGTATTCATTAAACCGAATATAGTGTTCTGGACTAAAGCGTGTACCTTCCCCAAATGGGGGGTGATCACAACTTCACAGGTAGTTGAGGATGTTGTGCAGCTACTGATAGAACATGGCGTTAATAATATTACGATCGGGGAGGGTCTGGTAGCCGATCCGAAAGATACTGAAACTCCTGCTCATGCCTTTGAATCGCTTGGCTATAACCTGTTGAAAAAGCGTTACGGTGTGAAATACATTAATATCATGGAAAGGCCGTTTGTTAAAGTCGATCTTAGTGATGGACTGAATCTGAGATTTAACCGGGACATTCTTCAGAGTGACTTCTTGATCGATCTTCCTGTTCTAAAAACCCATAACCAGACAACTGTCAGTTTGGGTATAAAAAATCTTAAAGGGACGATCGATCTGGCCTCCCGGAAAAAATGTCACAGCGCCGACCCCCAAAAAAATCTCCATTATTATATTTCGCATCTGATTGAGCCCATGCCGCCTTCATTAACCATGATTGACGGCATTTACAGCCTTGAAAGAGGCCCCGCTTTTGATGGACGGATGCACCGCAGTGATCTCTTAATCGCCTCAACCGACATGCTTTCAGCAGATATGGTCGGTGCAAAAATTCTCGGCCATGAACCGTCCTCCGTAGAGCATCTGGTCCATGTAGCGAAGAGAGCAAAACGCCCTATGGATCTATCGGATATATATGTAATCGGTGAAATAATCGAAGAGGTTGCCTCCTTTCATGCCTTTGATTTTGAGTATACCTGCAGCGAAAAAGGAGAAATGCCCCGAGCCTTCGAAAAACAGGGCTTGCAGGGGATTTACTACAGAAAGTTTGATGATTCAATGTGCACCTACTGTTCTGCCCTGAATGGGATAATCCTCACGGCGATCCGGCAGGCCTGGCAGGGTGAACCGTGGAATAATGTCGAAGTATTAACCGGTAAAATAATGGAACCGTCGCCGGGTATGGAAGCAACACTGCTCATCGGCCAGTGCATGTATCGTAAAAATAAAGACCATCCGGCTATCCAGCAGATGTTCGCTGCCAGGGGGTGCCCCCCCGATCCGGCAGATATCGCCAGGGCTTTAAGAAAAGCAGGCATTGACGCTGACGAAACGCTATTCAAACAGATGGATAAACTACCGGGTTACTTTATGAACCGTTATGAAGGTAATCCTGAGTTTGATGAGTCATTTTTCCAGATAAGATAA
- a CDS encoding DASS family sodium-coupled anion symporter: MRLILDQAGQANNQPGIIFLKKLVMLLAAAAVALIINFLPLQIFNNDGLDTLLTLEGKAALAILSFVIILWITEVVPFVIAALTGILLVPLFGLVPFKETVSYGFGNTVVVFFIGILIISVGLTRSGLADRLTGMILAKVGLNSRKLVFIFLLIGAVLSMWIVNMSVSAILLPIALNILHKCKALPLKSNFGRALMISVAWGPAIGGISTPVGNGANIVALGYLRELAGIDINFLSWMTVGVPAAILILPLSYLILIKIFPPEPLADGLEESTVLTGNRGEKIEMTAVEKKALVIFLLAVIFWVGDPLLIRLTGVSIPIEIVALSAAVLFFLPGIEIISWKEAQKNIDWGAIVLIAAGLSLGAVVYETGAAAWLASTAFSPLGEFTPAVRIFLAVLAVELLKVFFSSNTVTGVIMVPLVIALSVKMSIDPWMLAGPVAIATSLAFLLVTSSPTNVIPYSSGYFSIRDFLKAGLPLTLLVPFAVTASFLIFGAFLR, translated from the coding sequence GTGAGATTAATATTGGATCAGGCGGGACAAGCCAACAATCAACCGGGGATTATTTTTTTAAAAAAATTAGTAATGCTGCTTGCCGCCGCTGCTGTAGCTTTAATCATCAACTTCCTTCCGCTTCAAATATTTAATAATGACGGTCTTGATACTTTGCTAACCCTGGAGGGTAAAGCTGCCCTGGCCATACTCTCTTTTGTCATTATACTGTGGATTACCGAAGTGGTTCCCTTTGTAATAGCTGCCCTGACCGGGATATTGCTGGTCCCGCTGTTTGGTCTTGTACCCTTCAAAGAGACAGTGTCCTATGGATTCGGCAATACTGTTGTAGTTTTTTTTATCGGAATCCTCATTATTTCTGTCGGATTGACCAGATCCGGTTTGGCGGACCGGCTGACAGGAATGATCCTGGCCAAAGTAGGGTTGAACTCACGAAAACTGGTCTTTATTTTTTTATTGATCGGAGCAGTTCTTTCAATGTGGATTGTCAACATGTCCGTTTCGGCAATCCTGCTGCCGATTGCCCTTAACATCCTTCATAAATGTAAAGCTCTACCCCTGAAAAGTAATTTTGGCCGGGCATTGATGATTTCAGTGGCCTGGGGACCGGCTATCGGTGGCATTTCTACACCGGTTGGTAACGGGGCAAATATTGTAGCCCTTGGCTATTTAAGGGAGCTGGCCGGAATAGATATCAATTTCCTCAGCTGGATGACTGTGGGAGTGCCGGCTGCAATATTAATACTTCCCCTGTCATACCTTATCCTGATCAAAATATTTCCCCCGGAACCTCTGGCAGACGGATTGGAAGAATCAACGGTTTTGACCGGAAACAGAGGTGAAAAAATAGAGATGACTGCTGTTGAAAAAAAGGCGCTGGTTATATTCCTGCTGGCTGTTATCTTTTGGGTAGGCGATCCACTATTAATACGCCTGACCGGAGTTTCAATTCCGATTGAGATAGTAGCGCTCTCGGCAGCTGTACTCTTTTTCCTGCCCGGTATCGAAATCATAAGCTGGAAAGAGGCTCAAAAAAATATTGACTGGGGAGCTATTGTCTTGATTGCTGCCGGTCTTTCCCTGGGTGCTGTGGTATATGAAACGGGTGCCGCCGCCTGGCTTGCATCGACAGCATTTTCCCCTCTGGGAGAATTTACCCCAGCCGTCCGCATATTTTTGGCCGTGCTGGCAGTTGAACTGCTCAAAGTCTTCTTTTCGAGCAATACCGTTACAGGCGTTATCATGGTTCCCCTGGTAATTGCCCTATCAGTTAAAATGTCCATTGACCCCTGGATGCTGGCCGGTCCGGTGGCCATCGCAACCTCGCTGGCGTTCTTGCTTGTAACATCAAGCCCGACAAATGTTATCCCCTATTCTTCAGGTTATTTTTCAATACGGGATTTCCTGAAAGCCGGTTTGCCTTTAACGCTTCTAGTTCCCTTTGCTGTTACTGCATCTTTCTTGATTTTTGGCGCATTCCTCCGTTAA
- a CDS encoding MTH1187 family thiamine-binding protein, with protein MDKCNVSLQIIPLVPSEKIYQTVDKVIEMIDATGVKYLVGPMETTMEGELDELLEIVKKAQQICLDEGAERVLSMIKIDYAPGGVTIDEKIGKYNK; from the coding sequence ATGGACAAGTGCAATGTAAGCCTGCAGATAATACCACTGGTCCCTTCTGAGAAAATATACCAGACGGTAGATAAAGTAATTGAAATGATTGATGCAACAGGGGTTAAATACCTGGTCGGTCCGATGGAGACCACCATGGAAGGTGAACTCGATGAACTGCTGGAGATAGTTAAAAAGGCACAACAAATTTGTCTTGATGAAGGCGCTGAAAGAGTGCTATCCATGATCAAGATCGATTACGCCCCGGGAGGTGTAACCATAGATGAGAAAATCGGCAAGTATAATAAATAG
- a CDS encoding ABC transporter permease codes for MRKSASIINSIPSLILIAGLILIWELISFAAGIPAYILPPPSEIAAALYENLSLLLFHTRATLTAVFGGLILAILVALILAFAMDRWHYVKKAVYPLLVISQAVPIFALAPLILIWFGAGLFPKVLVVALVCFFPLAINLVEGFSQVDPEAVDLLQTMQANRWMIMKSVQLPSALPYFFSGLKIAATYSVLGAIIGEWLAARAGLGIYMLRAMHSFQTSRLFASIIVVIFFSLILFKLVDLAGWFFMPWQRKPTKSNGG; via the coding sequence ATGAGAAAATCGGCAAGTATAATAAATAGTATCCCCTCCCTGATACTGATTGCGGGTTTAATTTTGATATGGGAACTGATCTCTTTTGCAGCCGGAATTCCGGCCTACATTCTGCCCCCGCCATCTGAAATAGCTGCCGCTCTTTATGAAAATTTATCGCTGCTTCTATTTCATACCAGGGCAACGCTCACTGCAGTTTTCGGTGGCCTCATCCTGGCTATTCTGGTTGCGCTGATTCTGGCTTTCGCCATGGATCGCTGGCACTATGTAAAAAAAGCCGTATACCCGCTGCTGGTAATATCACAGGCTGTTCCTATATTTGCCCTGGCGCCTCTTATCCTGATCTGGTTTGGGGCAGGTCTCTTTCCAAAGGTACTTGTAGTAGCCCTTGTATGTTTTTTCCCGCTTGCTATCAACCTGGTAGAGGGTTTCAGCCAGGTTGATCCTGAAGCAGTGGATCTACTCCAAACCATGCAGGCCAACCGCTGGATGATTATGAAATCAGTTCAGCTGCCCTCCGCCCTGCCCTACTTTTTTTCCGGATTAAAAATTGCCGCCACCTACAGCGTTCTCGGGGCTATTATCGGTGAGTGGTTGGCTGCAAGGGCAGGACTTGGGATTTACATGCTCAGGGCAATGCATTCTTTTCAAACCAGCCGTTTATTTGCTTCAATCATTGTAGTGATATTCTTCAGCCTTATACTATTTAAACTGGTTGACCTGGCTGGATGGTTTTTCATGCCCTGGCAGAGAAAACCAACAAAAAGTAATGGAGGTTGA
- a CDS encoding ABC transporter substrate-binding protein has protein sequence MLVRKKSFGRLLLIMLAAGILLLAGCSADEQEQLTGVTILLDWTPNTNYSGLYAAIDQGYYLEEGLDVEIIQAPGSVVQMVAAGQAEFGISYQEEVTYARISDMPVVSIAAIIQHNTSGFASLKDKNIETPKDFEGKSYGGWGSPVEEATIKALMEQYDADFESVDIVTTGEVDSLIVMQREADFVWIYYGWTGIEAELKGLELNFIELRQVDPALDYYTPVIITGEKLIADYPGLVEKFMRATSRGYRLAIEDPLEAAGILLEYAPELNEELVKASQQWLADRYQADAETWGIQDRETWLAYSEWLYEEDLIEEIPDIDDAFTNEFLR, from the coding sequence ATGTTAGTAAGAAAAAAAAGTTTTGGCCGGCTCTTATTGATTATGCTGGCTGCAGGAATATTGCTGCTCGCAGGCTGCAGTGCTGATGAGCAGGAGCAGTTGACCGGTGTAACAATCCTGTTGGATTGGACTCCAAACACCAATTACAGCGGCCTTTATGCAGCGATCGATCAAGGGTACTATCTCGAAGAAGGGCTGGATGTTGAGATAATCCAGGCTCCGGGCAGTGTAGTGCAAATGGTTGCCGCCGGACAGGCAGAGTTCGGTATTAGCTACCAGGAAGAGGTCACTTATGCCCGAATAAGCGACATGCCGGTCGTATCTATTGCCGCGATTATCCAGCATAATACTTCCGGATTTGCTTCTTTGAAAGATAAAAATATCGAAACCCCGAAAGATTTTGAAGGAAAAAGTTATGGCGGCTGGGGTTCACCTGTGGAAGAGGCTACAATTAAAGCACTGATGGAGCAATACGATGCTGATTTCGAATCTGTTGATATTGTGACCACCGGTGAAGTAGATTCCCTGATAGTTATGCAAAGAGAAGCCGATTTTGTATGGATTTACTACGGTTGGACCGGTATCGAGGCTGAACTCAAAGGATTGGAGTTAAATTTTATAGAACTTCGCCAGGTTGACCCGGCACTTGATTACTACACTCCGGTGATTATTACCGGTGAAAAATTAATCGCGGATTATCCCGGGCTGGTAGAAAAATTTATGAGAGCTACCTCCAGGGGTTACAGGTTGGCAATCGAAGATCCGCTTGAGGCTGCGGGAATTCTTCTGGAATATGCACCCGAGCTGAATGAGGAACTGGTTAAAGCCAGCCAGCAGTGGCTGGCCGACAGGTACCAAGCGGATGCCGAAACCTGGGGAATCCAGGACAGAGAAACCTGGCTGGCTTACAGTGAATGGCTCTATGAAGAAGACCTGATCGAAGAAATCCCCGATATAGATGATGCCTTTACAAACGAATTTCTGAGGTGA
- a CDS encoding ABC transporter ATP-binding protein, translating into MSKIDKLRLDKIYSTYYSGDIKLPVLEDISINVKPGEFVSVLGPSGSGKSTILKLAAGLLGPDKGKVFYDDFDVTGEPRRVGYMPQQDLLFPWKTLKENAALPLLSAGVVRTEAFRQVEQMLPIFGLEGFADYYPNELSGGMRQRGALMRTLLVNSDLLLLDEPFAALDAITREMLQDWLEQIRQRFSHSVLFVTHSIDEAIYLSDRVYIITERPGKIALEQPVTLPRPRKRTLVTGPEFAAYKALLIKTLAREGINKP; encoded by the coding sequence GTGAGTAAAATAGATAAATTGCGTCTGGATAAAATATATTCCACATATTACTCGGGAGATATAAAACTTCCGGTTCTTGAGGACATATCTATCAATGTAAAACCAGGTGAGTTCGTTTCTGTTTTGGGTCCCAGCGGATCGGGCAAGAGCACGATCCTGAAGCTCGCCGCCGGCCTGCTCGGGCCGGATAAAGGTAAGGTGTTCTATGATGATTTCGACGTTACCGGTGAACCGAGAAGAGTCGGTTACATGCCGCAGCAGGATCTCCTGTTTCCCTGGAAGACCTTGAAAGAGAATGCAGCCCTGCCTTTGCTGTCTGCAGGTGTGGTCAGGACTGAGGCGTTCCGGCAGGTTGAACAAATGCTGCCAATTTTCGGTCTTGAAGGCTTCGCCGATTACTACCCAAACGAACTCTCGGGGGGGATGCGCCAACGGGGTGCCCTGATGAGGACACTTTTGGTAAATAGCGATCTGCTGCTGCTGGATGAACCTTTTGCTGCGCTTGATGCTATTACCCGGGAAATGTTACAAGACTGGCTGGAGCAAATCAGACAGCGCTTCAGCCATTCTGTTCTCTTTGTAACCCATAGTATAGATGAAGCGATCTATCTGTCGGACCGGGTTTATATCATCACCGAGAGGCCCGGGAAAATAGCCCTGGAACAACCGGTAACCCTGCCGCGCCCGCGAAAGAGAACTCTGGTCACCGGACCGGAATTTGCCGCTTACAAAGCTTTGCTGATTAAAACATTGGCAAGGGAAGGTATCAATAAGCCTTAA
- a CDS encoding thiamine diphosphokinase: protein MSEQRIVIIASGDFKKPEFYRELLRPDDYIITCNGGSIHALTIGVKPNLIIGDFDSLLPEKQREIESTNPELIKHPEGKDKSDLELALDHAVEMNPSEIIILGALGGDRTDHGFINLLLLKIPLNKGIPALIIDGRQEIRMTDGDLEIEGLPGEYLSLFALTGQVENIRTEGLKFPLQNEPLNFGSTRGLSNEFTSGKARISFSAGLLLLIKTISPVK, encoded by the coding sequence TTGTCCGAACAGAGGATTGTTATCATTGCCAGCGGTGATTTTAAAAAACCTGAATTTTACAGGGAATTGCTGCGTCCCGATGATTATATTATTACCTGCAACGGTGGATCTATCCATGCTTTAACCATCGGAGTAAAACCAAATCTGATTATCGGAGATTTTGATTCTCTCTTACCTGAAAAACAAAGGGAGATCGAAAGTACCAATCCTGAACTGATTAAACACCCGGAGGGGAAAGATAAATCAGACCTGGAGCTGGCTCTTGATCATGCGGTGGAGATGAATCCTTCAGAAATAATTATTCTTGGTGCGTTAGGTGGGGATAGGACAGATCACGGTTTTATCAATCTGCTGCTCTTGAAGATCCCCCTGAATAAAGGGATTCCGGCCTTGATTATAGATGGACGCCAGGAAATCAGGATGACCGATGGGGATCTGGAAATAGAAGGGCTGCCCGGCGAGTATCTATCACTTTTTGCCCTGACAGGGCAGGTGGAAAATATCAGAACTGAAGGGCTTAAATTTCCGCTTCAGAATGAACCCCTTAATTTCGGATCCACCCGCGGCCTGAGCAATGAATTCACTTCAGGGAAAGCCAGGATCTCTTTCTCGGCAGGATTATTGCTTCTGATTAAAACAATCAGCCCGGTTAAATAA
- a CDS encoding pyridoxal phosphate-dependent aminotransferase: MNPVFDDKIDITEQLPARVKAVKPFLAMEIMQKAQQMEADGVDVIRMEVGEPGGETPSAIKNAVIEAVQNNDTGYTHSLGKPKLREEIVKYYKRTYNVDLEPEQVLVASGSSPAMLLAFSALLESGDRLIVSDPYYACYPNFVRYLGAEPLLVPVKEEDAFKLRASDVKKYLTDQVKGVLINSPANPTGAVLGERELEEFADLDTYIISDEIYHGINYIGRDRSILEFTDKSIVINGFSKRNIMTGWRLGYMIGPRELVNSIQKLQQNLFICACAFVQAAGIAALQESTDILEKRFSGYNERRLYLYDFLKKIGIAPAKPPDGAFYMLANVKKYTSDSLSFAHRILEETKVAVTPGIDFGPGAEGYIRISYACSMETLKEGLTRLEKFFADLDSSQ; encoded by the coding sequence ATGAACCCGGTGTTTGATGACAAGATCGATATTACCGAACAACTACCGGCCAGAGTTAAAGCAGTAAAACCGTTTCTGGCAATGGAAATTATGCAGAAAGCTCAACAGATGGAGGCAGATGGAGTTGATGTTATCCGCATGGAGGTGGGGGAACCTGGAGGAGAAACCCCTTCGGCAATAAAAAATGCTGTCATAGAAGCAGTTCAGAATAATGATACCGGATATACCCACAGTCTCGGCAAACCAAAGCTCAGGGAAGAAATCGTTAAATATTATAAACGAACCTATAATGTTGATCTTGAGCCGGAACAGGTTTTGGTTGCTTCCGGATCTTCACCGGCCATGTTACTGGCTTTTTCCGCTCTGCTGGAAAGCGGTGATCGACTGATTGTTTCCGATCCCTATTATGCCTGCTATCCCAACTTTGTCAGGTATCTCGGGGCTGAACCGCTGCTTGTTCCGGTTAAAGAGGAAGATGCATTCAAACTGCGTGCTTCAGATGTAAAAAAATATCTGACCGACCAAGTAAAAGGAGTCCTGATCAATTCACCGGCCAATCCCACCGGAGCAGTGCTCGGAGAAAGGGAATTAGAGGAGTTTGCCGATCTTGACACATACATCATTTCAGATGAAATATATCACGGCATTAATTACATTGGACGGGACAGATCGATCCTGGAATTCACCGATAAATCAATAGTAATTAATGGTTTTTCCAAAAGAAATATAATGACCGGTTGGCGACTGGGTTACATGATCGGCCCCCGGGAGTTGGTTAACAGTATCCAGAAGCTGCAGCAAAACCTCTTTATCTGTGCCTGTGCTTTTGTGCAGGCAGCCGGAATTGCGGCTTTACAGGAAAGCACAGATATCCTCGAAAAGAGATTCAGCGGGTATAATGAGCGGCGGCTATACCTTTATGATTTCCTAAAAAAGATCGGCATCGCTCCCGCAAAACCACCGGATGGGGCTTTTTATATGCTGGCCAACGTTAAAAAATATACCAGCGATTCATTATCTTTTGCCCACCGCATTCTCGAAGAAACAAAGGTAGCGGTAACCCCCGGAATAGATTTTGGTCCCGGGGCGGAAGGATACATCCGGATTTCTTATGCCTGTTCGATGGAAACATTAAAGGAAGGACTTACACGACTTGAAAAGTTTTTTGCCGACCTTGATAGCTCCCAATAG
- a CDS encoding CBS domain-containing protein produces MKVAFFLIPKSEVVYLTPQTTMRQALERMERHSYAAVPLVDNQGCYAGTVTEGDLLWKLKDSPGLSLSAMEKILLKDIAVHSKNKPARIDSRVVDLLELASEQNFVPVVDDQGIFIGIIRRREIIEYCVDLIKEKEENRVTR; encoded by the coding sequence ATGAAAGTTGCTTTTTTTTTGATTCCTAAAAGTGAAGTTGTTTACCTGACACCTCAGACTACAATGCGACAGGCTCTGGAAAGAATGGAAAGACACAGCTATGCTGCAGTTCCCCTGGTTGACAACCAGGGTTGCTATGCCGGAACAGTGACCGAAGGAGACCTGCTCTGGAAACTGAAGGATTCACCAGGCTTAAGTCTGAGCGCCATGGAAAAAATATTGCTGAAAGATATTGCAGTCCATTCAAAAAATAAGCCAGCACGCATTGATTCCCGGGTGGTTGATCTCCTTGAGCTGGCCAGCGAACAAAATTTTGTCCCCGTTGTTGACGATCAGGGTATTTTTATCGGGATTATCAGGCGCCGCGAAATAATTGAGTATTGTGTTGATTTAATAAAAGAAAAAGAGGAAAACAGAGTAACCAGGTAA
- a CDS encoding GNAT family N-acetyltransferase, with translation MKLRYLENPELKVKEVAALRKAVGWDSREDKIEKILGCTYLTAVCYDGKLLVGFVDVLSDEVDDALIRSLIVHPDYQRKGIGLRLLKMVTHRVKTDKIKTVNVLFEPELAHFYERAGFRIVGGGLIDNENEAEGF, from the coding sequence TTGAAACTGCGATACTTAGAAAATCCCGAGTTGAAAGTTAAAGAGGTGGCTGCTTTACGTAAGGCAGTCGGATGGGACTCCAGGGAAGATAAAATTGAAAAGATTTTGGGCTGTACCTACCTGACAGCGGTTTGCTATGATGGAAAGTTACTTGTTGGTTTCGTAGATGTTCTCAGTGATGAAGTTGATGATGCCCTGATTCGCAGCCTGATTGTCCATCCTGACTATCAGCGAAAGGGGATCGGCCTTCGACTTTTAAAGATGGTAACACATCGGGTAAAGACCGATAAGATAAAAACTGTCAATGTTTTATTTGAGCCGGAACTGGCTCACTTTTATGAAAGGGCAGGTTTCAGGATAGTTGGTGGTGGACTGATCGATAACGAAAATGAAGCGGAAGGGTTTTGA
- a CDS encoding transposase: protein MPRQAREKSSTGIYHVMVRGINRQKVFIDDGDCIQFIKKIEEAKEKSDFEFYGYCLMGNHAHLLFREVTESLSLIMQKIFSRYVYWYNWKYDRFGHLFQERFKSEVVEDDSYLLTVLRYIHQNPVKAGIADSIDDYLWSSYPEYLGKSKLVDTSFVLKLFSADTQDAIIEFIKFMNLSNDDRCLDYKEIHRYSDEEILKAIEEKFGVKKDSFHLLEQTEMSKVLSYMKLIDGVTIRQLAEITGVSKYRVEKA from the coding sequence ATGCCAAGACAAGCTCGCGAGAAAAGCTCAACAGGGATTTATCATGTCATGGTTAGAGGTATAAACCGACAAAAAGTATTTATTGATGATGGGGATTGTATACAATTTATAAAAAAAATCGAAGAAGCCAAAGAAAAAAGTGACTTCGAGTTTTATGGCTATTGCTTAATGGGAAACCACGCCCATCTGCTGTTTCGTGAGGTAACTGAGTCATTATCTTTAATTATGCAAAAAATATTTTCCAGATATGTTTACTGGTATAACTGGAAATATGATCGCTTTGGCCATTTGTTTCAGGAAAGGTTCAAAAGTGAAGTTGTTGAGGATGACTCGTATTTACTTACCGTTTTACGATATATACATCAAAATCCGGTAAAAGCAGGAATAGCTGATTCAATTGATGACTATCTCTGGAGCAGCTATCCTGAATATCTTGGAAAATCAAAATTAGTTGATACCTCATTCGTTCTGAAACTATTTTCTGCTGATACGCAAGATGCTATCATAGAATTTATAAAGTTTATGAATCTTAGTAACGATGACCGCTGTTTAGATTACAAAGAAATTCATCGCTATTCAGATGAAGAAATATTAAAAGCTATCGAAGAAAAATTCGGCGTTAAAAAAGACTCGTTTCACTTATTAGAACAAACAGAAATGTCCAAGGTATTAAGTTATATGAAATTAATTGATGGTGTTACGATCAGGCAGCTTGCCGAGATAACTGGTGTTAGTAAATACAGGGTAGAAAAAGCTTAG